The window CTGCTGGtaactttttatcagatatgtaAAAGGGCAATCTGTCCTCATCGTCTCGTAGCCTTAAACCAGACGTCAAGGACGGACAGTCCTGAAAATCTcctttagataccatcctgtttaaatgaggtcctgttattagttatattaatacacagaacaattgtacaaactgtatatatatatatatatatatatatatatatatatatatatatatatatatatatatatatatatatatatatatatatatatatatatatatatatatatatatatatatatatatatatatatatatatatatatatatatatttaaaggattacatatatgcatttcatagcttcaatgctttaagatgttatcgtggaaagttcggtgcgagatggtactgatggaagccgtcagttgcaaaatctttgtattcagcaaatactttgattcctcagctctttgcgcgagaagctcagcaatattggggatcaggtgatctccgaagtgctatgtatattcgtgagtacgtgcgttactttgatctagattatgccaaaatctgccctaaaagtgagtttgatcgtgcattaacgtgatagaactgcagttgtccagccataactttggagtggttccaggctttgaaaatcggcagataaggtagagtctcaaatctctgtttttatgggagaaaattgaacttgtgatttttaccatgactttctgatcattatgtacttgtgaactggtgtggaaatttaatatgaatattcatacctcttttatattattattttgttgtgttacgtttgctatatcttggctatgcattttacacttttcattattgtgtttttgtatttcatatatttttgggagttttctatcatgtttaattctttcgacagatgtctgtggacttgggagtttgataaagaggacatgcAAATCAtctgcaatgtcaatctctttatgtggtagactgttttttttttttgacatgacttttagttgttgatttgtgagtatgtgagattttgggtatttccaggctattagccataatgagacttctttagtcagaagtgctttgcagtttagagtttagttatctgactcgataattcatttattatgcattttaatctttgttttgtttatttcatttcttgttgggttatttgaatattaaacctatttttgtaggaatgattgtgtttctttaaatagtccatttaattgctttggtgagaatgagtgaggtcggggagagagagagagagagttggtacacagtgagagagagagaggctgagagagagagagagagagaggggaaaaaaatgagagtggaatcagggttgaacctttttacgtctttttcctgaagttagatcgctaagatcacgctacgtacacttccaaaaaaagtgttgatctgttccctgtaacatatatatatatatatatatatatatatatatatatatatatatatatatatatatatgtacagcttGTACAGTTATTCTGTGTATTAATATAAGTAATAACAGGACAGTATCTAAATGAGATTTTTCATGACTATCTGTCCTTAACGTCTGGTTTAAGGCTACGAGACGATGAGGACAGGTTGCCCtttacgtatctggtaaaagttaccagtagattctacacttaaacacacatataatatacatatacatatttgcattatatatatatatatatatatatatatatatatatatatatatatatatatatatatatatatatatatatataatatatacggaaTATTTTCAGCAATATCGAGTTGCATTAAGAGATGTGTCATATTTGATGTCAAGTGCATCAAGTCTAAAATATGCCTTTTCGCTGCTTGAACAAGTTCATTGAACGAAAAAAGTGACGTATTTCTTACTCTTCAAGAAAGATGCCACAAGCTACTTAAAACTTTCTATTGCATCCTCCTTCCGACGATAAGACGGAAGAAAGCAAAGGGAATTTGCCTGTGCTTCAAGAGTTATCCACAAATCCCCGCGGATTCTTCAAAATTCTACACATACCCTTGCAACCATCGCTCGGCATTCtttgtgggaaaaaaattaaaaggttcgGCCACAAATATCTTTGATATCATTCCGGGATTTTTGGAATGGCATACCAAGATGCCTCGTTGGAGCCCATTCAGTGGGTCGTGATGAAATGCCCAAGACtctcacgtaaaaataaaatcattgctgAATATATCGGCTTCTTGCCAAGAGGATTTTCCGAATGACTGGCAAAGAGGGAGGGAGGCAGAGGATATGCGAAGCAAAATGCACTGTGCGCTTCCCGGTACGTACATACGAATGCAcactctctacacacacacaccacacacgcacacacacacacacacacacacacacatatatatatatgtatatatatatatatatatatatatatgtatgatgtatgtatatatatatatatatatatatatatatatatatatttatatatatatatatatatttatatatatatatttatatatatatttttatatatatatatatatatatatatatatatatatatatatatatatatatatatatatatatatatatatatatatatatatataagcgtatgTAATAACCATATGCCTTTTACTCTTAAAACTTTACAGGTCTCGGCAAAAGTTTTCTTGGGGAGAGGGTGCGAGACCCACGTCCTTTTCCCACCACAGTTGACCACCACCAGGTATTATATTCCCAACGTATATACTTCTTGGCACAGTGGACTTTCAAGGGAACAGATTCAAGTTGTGTTACCCCGCTGGATCGATCTCGGGTTTCTGACTGACGAGTAGGCATATGAATATAAACGTGAATCAATAAATTTCTGTTGTCTGTCTTCATCCATGGCACAGATGACCACAGTTGCTGTGACGCCATTCTACATAAGGCAAGCGATCAAGTTCACCTGTTCTATAATTATTTCAACGAATTTAAGTCGTTCAGAAGGTTTGCTGTCTTGGTTATGCCTTGACTGACTGAATTATCTTCGCGGGTAATTGCGGCTGCTAGGTCATCTTAGGCACCAAATTTGATGCCTTTAGGCCAAGTGCTGAccaaataaatctttttaaaacaTAGGTGGGGGTGGTGGGGGCTTCCATTATTTCTCATAATCCAGTGTTAATAATACGGTCCATAAGTTTATTCAATTGTCGTTTCCCTCTctatattcattttttccaaattattttttttttagtttatattgttatttcctctgttgtttgtgtttttgaatcCTGGTATTTATTCCGTAGACATTTTGAATGCAAATGTATGCATTACAGCtagtttgggggggggggggttatacATCatgacaaaacaacaaaaacaatgataatgataataatgatgaataaattgCAGATTTTCAAAGTCTTAACCCTCACACCCACAGATGATAAAAATGGATTTAACAAACAATGAAAGAAACAAGATAACCCACCGACGAATAAATGTTGCTTGACATTAGTCTGTTAATTACGTTAGAGGGTTATTAATATTCACGCATTTGGTGAACGACTAAATTTCAACTGAAGAGGCACAGCTTAAAAAATCATAGAGAATCAGGAGAATGGAACTCTGGAAAAAAACAAGCAGGATTTGCAGTCGTTTTTAGAatacagaatagaatatggagtgtaggccaagggccaaacgctgggatctataaggtcatgcagcgctgatagggaaattgacagtaagaaggtttgaaagctgtaacaggaggaaaacctctcagttgcactatgaatcaattgttaggagagggtggaaagtcagatggaagaaaaagaatatgaatggaggtacagtaaaaggaatgaaagaggttgcagctaggggccgaaggcacgctgaaaagaaccttaagtaatgcctatcgtaaaccacatgaggtgcactgacggcacctcCCCCTTACGggaataaaatcttttttaaatttattttttgataagtttCGTTAATTCACACTTGGATTTCAGGCTATTTTTAAAACTGATGTCAGGGAATGTTTGATCTTTTTCACTGACTACCAAAAAGCTTTCAAGTTCATCTCCAAACTCAAATCAACACCGAATTTCACGTGGCTTCTAAAACTATTGCCAGAGGAAGTGTTTGATAAGTTCCTCCGATTAACACAAGATTTGGTGCTGTTTACTAAATGACTGCGACACATGCTCCTATGTAGCTGCTCATAAAGgtttataattatgaattttcatcGTTGTTCAGAAGTCAGAGTAATGGATTTGATTTATTCCGtcgaaaataaattgaaagtaaGGTCGTTCACGGATAATAAAACACTCAGTGCAATGACATTAGGAGAAACTAGTCCTCCCAAGAAAGAATCGTCAACGTTAAAGCAGAGAACTCTCTTGAGTTGACGCAGTATTCATTCATAGCTTGAGTAAATTAACTCAAAGGTGATTAACCATTACACTGGTCATTAAAGTTGTCACATTCGACAAATGTTCGATGAGAAAAAGCGTTGTGAAGGGTACGGTTTCtattaaataattcattaacTTTCTGGTAGAATAATTACCAGTTTTCAATTTATATTGATATTCACATGCTGTGTATGTAATCCCCAAACATGCTGAAtgtattattaaacaaatttaacTACACCACGTAATGAACAAATTACAGGCTTTCCGGTGTAAATAAGAACCGATTGAACTACTGAAAATGCAATAGGAACACGCACTAAATGATGACACCTTTACCTCGTATATAAACGAAATGATTAAGCAGGTATAAAAGACTGATCATGACAGCATTTTGGATAACCAAGTTAGTGTCTGAACCTGTCCATGGCTTTCGATATCATGTCCTTCATTGCGCGTCGGGATCTTAGAGCGTCAGTGATATGTTTCACAGGTGATTCGAGAATGTATTGCACTATTGGTCCCATTACGTTCTCCACAAAATCCTGTTAGTTGAGCAAGAGAAAGTTTTATGAGAAAACAAAGAATGTAGTATTTGCTGGTCTTTATAATCTCCatgatttggaaatattttatatatatataaatatacagtatatacagtggaCCGCTGCCTATTCGCGGTTCCAGATTCGCGGCTTCACCGacttgcggatttctctgtggaacatatatacgcatcaTTCGCGGACAATTCGCCTATTCgaggtatttttcatagagaaatgttctcatattactgtattttcatatcattttcgtgactaattgcactttttgtgataaaactattaaaatattgaggtataagcatttttagagggtttattggtgttttgaactttcaaaataggcagttataagcgtttttagagggatttCAGCTATTCGTCGTTTAAGCATTCCCCACGAAGTATTCACGGTTTCAGCTATTCGTcgcggcatatatatatatatatatatatatatatatatatatatatatatatatatattatatatatatattatatatattatatatatatatatatatatatatatatatattatatatatatattatatatatattatatatatatattatatatatatattatatatatattatatatatatatatatattatatatatatatatattatatatatatatatatatatatactatatatatatatatatattatatatatatatatatatatatatatacattatatatatatatatataatatatattatatatatatattatatatatatatatatatatatatatatatatatattatatatatatatatattatatatatatatatatattatatatatatatatatattatatatatattatatatatgtatatatatatatatatatatatatatatatatatatataatatatatatatgtatatatgataagcattccccatgtatatatatatatatatgtgtatatatatatatacatatatatatatacatatatatatatatgaataccatatatatatatatatatatatatatatatatatatatatatatatatatatatatatatatatatatatatatgcatatatatatatatgtatgtatgtgtatatatatacatatagtatatatatgtatgtatatatatacatatatatatatatatatatatatatatatatatatatatatatatatatatatatatatatatatatatatatatatatatacatatatgcatatatatatgtatatatatatacatattatatatatatatatatatatacaatgctgaGAAGCTAATTCAAAAttggctatatataatatatatatatatataatatatatatatataatatacatatatatatatataatatattatatatatatatatatatatatatatataatatatatatatatataatatatatatatatatatatatatatatatatatatatatatatataatataatatataaatataaatatatatatatatatatatatatatatatatatatatataatatatatataatatatatatatataatatatatatatatatatatattatatatatatatatatatatatatatatatatattatatatatatataatatatatatatatatatatatataatatatatatatatatataatatatatatatatatataaatatatatatatataatatatatatataatatattatatatatatatatatatatatatatatatatatatatatatatatatatataatatgcatatacaagtttttgcttataatcaaatataagaaatttcaATGCGAATGAGTTGTCTAAAACAAAATTGGTGGTACCTTTCAGCTGGGAGCTACTATAATTTTTAGAGCATAGCTTAAAAAAATGCATGCAGATGTAAGTAAGAGATAGTAATAGGAtgccctttaattttttttttttttaataccggcCCAAACAATTGTCCTTGGAAATAATCTTCCTGATAGTGAAGCATACCCGCCGGAGCATCTGCtgtcatattttaaatattaaatgataaCAAAGCTAAGCAATAAGCTTTGCCGCCTCACCTTATATTCCAGACATTTTTCTTTCGTGTTGAGGCCAGACGAGCTTCCCCATATAACAGAGCCATCAATTCCTTCTTCCTTGGACAGGCCAATTGTGTTCACGATATCCTCTGGCGTTATAAAATGACCGCCATCATGGTATCTGACGAAAAGAACATGATCTCTCGATGTACGCATGATctatatacatacctgtacatacaaacatacagtatatatatatatatatatatatatatatatatatatatatatatatatatatatatatatatatatatatacatatacaggtatatgtatgtgtgtgtgtgtggtttgtgtgcGTGCGAATGTAAGCATGCGAGTGTTCATccacacatataaacaaacatccaCACACTCAGAGATAGTTACACAAAAACAGCACAGTGAATTTAACATAAACATGGCTGCAGGTAACGACACCTCATCATCCATTCACAAAGTACCTCATAAATGAAAGAAACTCATTGCTCCACACAAATATTAGATTTAAATACAACTGAAAAGGCGCTAAACCGGAAAATGAACTTACTGATTGGCACAATATGTCAAAACAGCGATGGGTCGAGATATGATCTCGTTCAACCTCTTTGCCTCGAGGATCCTCCCAAGAGCCATGTCCTTCCTCTGGTCGACCCCCATGGTGTCGTAGAGGTAGATGCTGGGGTACATGGCCTTGCTTGCTTCGTACAGCCACAGGGTTTCGTTGTTCATCTCAGTCATCTGCAAATGCATTGTCATTCTTGAGGCTTCAGTTAACTGGTCGAGACGAGAGGTCTGCATCAAACTTCTTATGCCCTTTAACTCATTACAGCAACTAGCTTCCCTCAACCGCATCAAACTTCTTATACCCTTTAACTCATTACAGCAACTAGCTTCCCTCAACCAAGTAACCCCCGCTGGCATAAAGCTTAACCTTAAACTAACAACCCAACCGTAAAGTCTTGAATGAGATTTGATTCTGCGGCTAAAATGTTGATATTAACCTTAGAGTTTGAACGCCTCAAATGAAAAATCTCGTTTTAACCTTCCGCATCATTAAGGTCATTTGTACAAGTGATAACTTCATATACAACgaattcttgtgtttttttttttttagcattttatattAACCTACCCCGTGATGGACTGGTTCAGGAacgtgtgtttatatacacacacacacacaaatatcacacacacacacacacacacacacacacatatatatatatatatatatatatatatatatatatataaatatatataatatatatagatatagatatatagatatatatatatatagatatatatatatatatatatatatatatatatatatatatatatatatatatatatatatatatatatatatatatatatatatatatatatatatataatgacccatATTACCGAATTAAGGATACCTGCTCCTTTAAAGACAGGCTgaacagtaaaaagaatatatagaatCTATAAATCATAACAATAACATCATAATTGTAAGTGGTCGAGGCAGACACTAATATTACGagcgaaaaaagaaaaataaaacaaaaagaaaacggatgcagaagaagaagaagaagaagaagaagaagaagaagaagaagaagaagaaaacagactTACACCGTCGGAGCACTCGACCGCTCCCGCCTTATTTTTACAGTAGGGATAATGGTAATATCCCCAGAGGGCGTTCGGCCTCATCTCAACCCCAATTTCTAGAGCAACCTGCCATCAAAGGGAAAAATGATTAACAGTGGTGAGAGTTTAATTTAGATCTTTCCCTATATATGATACTATTCATAAAGGGAATCTAAGACTTCAAGGTAAAGTGGAATGAGGAAACTTTCAAAACCATCAGAGAAACTATAAACTTAGTGCATTTTTAACCTGTCTTAAATTACATAACTGTCTGGTATTGTAGCTTTCACCTACCAAGCGACCTATAATAAGGCATAAGTTAATTCTAGAGTTAATAGACGTCTTAACATATTCTTTATCGATCAAACAGGTAAGAGATTCTTGGTCGGCATTTTTATGCTCTTCTTGTGAAAGTTAATATTCATTTGTGATTGGGCGAATAGGTATATGCAGCATACCTCCATGAATTCCCTAATGGAATCATTGAATGTTCTTTGGGATTCAATGGCGATTTCTTCTTCAGTCCATTCGGGATGTTGCTCGACCACCCATTTCTTAGACGCTTGTCTGTACTCGACGGGAGCTCTAGCCTGGGAGGGCAGGTAATGCTCAAAGTCAAGGACAGCCACacctaaaaatatacagaaatacaaaaaaatgtgtaagTATTAACGAGTGGTTTAAGAACCTCACCTCTCTTCGGCGAGGCCTCTAACCTGAGAGGGCACTGTAACAGACGTCTAAAAATTACGGTCAGCCACACCCAGGTTTAGAAAGTCATCTTAGACGGTTGCTTGTATCAAACTCGACGAAGGACACACTTATGAAGAATGGTCAAAATGCCACAAATGCTTTTCCTGCATATTCTGTGTCTTTTCCTCCCATTTTCCGTTTTTAAAGAATCGGGAATTGAAATCACAGAATAACAAGTAATGGAAACAAAAGTTACCGCCAACATGCATTTTTAATAACCTCAACTACCTCCCAACATCTCGGTTTCCTCACACTTTGGGGACAACCTTACCACTGCAAACATTTGAATTTGAATGGGAATTATTTACCATGGAAGTCTTCTGGCATTGTTGCTACTTGGCTCCTGAAGGTAGCTTCGTGGTCCTTGAGACTACCATTCTGGGGAATTCCTCCGTCAACAGGTATGCCGTTGTTTATGTGGGGAAATTTCCCCGGATGATACCAAATGTTCACCTGCAGTGGGAACACGAACGCTTAGTTcgaatatttaagtatttttatttttgtttttctcgttATTATTATGTTTACTGTAGACCTGATATGCGAAATACCTTTCAGTTGTTAAGAATAATATATCCTTAGCTACGATTATGTAATTAAAGACAATCAACTGCTTTAGTTCGCTTTCACTGGCCTGGATATCAacgtacaggaaaaaaaaagaaactagaatAAAGAGAACTGAGAAATAATGTAATTACTGGATAATGAAATACATACCAACGATCAAATACAAAACTGCGTACGTGCGCAGTGTGGCCGAAAAATTAGGGAACATGAATGTATATTCGGAAAGACAGTCTTGTTAATGAGGTAATTCTCGCTATTTAGCAATTAAGCTTAAGAAACTGTCTAAATGtttagaaattgataaaaaaaaaatctcgttctCAAAATACAATCAGTAAATGGAGCAATTATACACTGAGGATGAAATGAGCCGGTCTTGCCAGTGAGGTCAGCAAAGTAACACGATCTCTAAAATAGACAGGAGACAGTTATAAGACTAGCAAGGCGCATCTTTTTAAACTTCCAACAAAGTAATAAGATATTCAGGAATATTCAAGAAGCAGGAATATGATAAACGGGAAAAACTGGCTGATAATTTCTGTACTTATAAAACACTGACCTTCTTACAAACTAGAAACACTGAGTAATCCATTTAGCCATTAATATGGCTGATAATTTCTGTACTTGTATAATATTCGCCTTCTTGTAAACTAGAAGCACTGAGTAATCCATTTAGCCATTAATAAGGTAAATGCCATTTTTTCCTAAATGTCAGTCGGTTAGTGCTAGATtaccagggaaaagaaaaaaacaggagtAATGCATTCTAAGAATAAAGGAAACGCTCCGAGTAATCCCACTTGCCCTTACATTATCGCCTTGGAAAATGTCGTCGGTGTTTTGAATTAGGCCGAACTTAGTGACATCAAAGTAGATTCCGCGTTGATGGCACATGAATGTGGGCACATTCCAGTACACGTTGAAGTCTTTGGCCAGGGCTACAGGGCAGCATAAGGCACACAGTCCTATTATGGACAGGCCTAAGAAACTGGCTGTTTTGTATACCATAGCTGTTTCACTAGGAGCACCGTAATCCCGATAACTGCAAAGAAAAGTAAGGCATTAGTGACGGGCAAAAGTATTTCTAAGTAAATTGCTGAATTAGCCCATTTTATGAAGAATACCCTGATCACGCTAGCCCATAAGAAAAGGGTAGTTATGGATTAATCACGGGAAAAGTAATTCTTATGTTGCTGTCCTGATTCTCCCTATACATTGCCAAGACCATGCagtccctttactttttttttcatctttttatataattataagtattttttttaacaaatccaCTATCCTTCTTGTACATCTTCTGTCgcgtttctcacaagtttttcaGTGCATCAAAGGTTAGCATAAATTTACAGGAAATAAATAGTTACCGTAAGGCAAAATCCTTTTAGCCCGACGAATCTTGACACAATACGAATTACAGGTTTTTAACATTGTTACCTAAATCATGCGCATTAACACTAATGCTGAATCCCCCATAATTTTGTTATACAGATATAACAGTCTAAAATTTTAGATACATTAACATCGATACTGAGAGCTTTCGAAAGCCTAATCAACTTTCAGTGACGAGAGCTGGACAGGTTCACGCGAACTCTCTTTATGGATTTCACGACAACATGACAGATAATATATTGTGGAATTTACTCCTGAATGTGATGCATGTTTGGTTTCTAACAGCAGATACTCACTTTCTCTCTCGCTGGCAGATGGAAGACTAATATCCAAAATTACATTAACGcgctatgtatacatacataccccccccccaacctcagAGCGATAAGACTCCTTTTACTCTAGAAGGTAGGCAAATTTTCACATGGTATCTCTCTTTGTTATCTGTacgtttaactctctctctctctctctctctctctctctctctctctctctctctctctctctctctctctctctctctctctctctctgcctgtctgtctgtctgtctatgatATTTTGAGAATTTACCACTTCTAAAGGTAGGCAATGTCTTTCAATAGCCAGAATGATTTGACAAACAAATTAATAAGCATTGCACCCTATTCTTAGGGATTCATAAACTGCCAAAAATACCCGAGGCAAGTTCAAACGACTTGATTCAAAAGATgaattctttttatcttcttctgGAACACTTTCACTGAAGCCTTCTTTTTTACtacattatatacaaaatcaCTAATAATTTCATACAGATGTACAGTacgtttattattaaaaaaatctgcaTAAAGTCCTATTCAAGATACTGGCATATAAAGGAATAAGGTTCCCGCATTTGGCCTTCAGTTCTGCACGTCTGTTCTAGACATAATTGCTGTCATATTCAATACCGAAAGACAGTGGCCTTTAACATAGCGTCTATGGATGAACATCTCCATATTGATCTATGTATGCTGTTCAATGAAATCAATATCAAGACTACAATCAtacagaaaacgacagacattAAAATTACTGGTGTTTTGATATTCAGGcttttaatttcctcattaacaGTTAGACACTAACATAAAGCACTCTTACGGTCCACTATGTTTTCAATCACAAATTACGTGAACTCATTACCAAGGCCCGTGGGAGGGAACGAAAATAGTCTGTATGGAGGGGCCAGGGGCCCCTCAAATTTGACCCAGCCACAGGTGGCCCTGGGAATTTTCCCATTAATTCA of the Macrobrachium rosenbergii isolate ZJJX-2024 chromosome 49, ASM4041242v1, whole genome shotgun sequence genome contains:
- the LOC136832147 gene encoding hyaluronidase B-like isoform X2, whose translation is MVYKTASFLGLSIIGLCALCCPVALAKDFNVYWNVPTFMCHQRGIYFDVTKFGLIQNTDDIFQGDNVNIWYHPGKFPHINNGIPVDGGIPQNGSLKDHEATFRSQVATMPEDFHGVAVLDFEHYLPSQARAPVEYRQASKKWVVEQHPEWTEEEIAIESQRTFNDSIREFMEVALEIGVEMRPNALWGYYHYPYCKNKAGAVECSDGMTEMNNETLWLYEASKAMYPSIYLYDTMGVDQRKDMALGRILEAKRLNEIISRPIAVLTYCANQYHDGGHFITPEDIVNTIGLSKEEGIDGSVIWGSSSGLNTKEKCLEYKDFVENVMGPIVQYILESPVKHITDALRSRRAMKDMISKAMDRFRH
- the LOC136832147 gene encoding hyaluronidase-like isoform X1 codes for the protein MVYKTASFLGLSIIGLCALCCPVALAKDFNVYWNVPTFMCHQRGIYFDVTKFGLIQNTDDIFQGDNVNIWYHPGKFPHINNGIPVDGGIPQNGSLKDHEATFRSQVATMPEDFHGVAVLDFEHYLPSQARAPVEYRQASKKWVVEQHPEWTEEEIAIESQRTFNDSIREFMEVALEIGVEMRPNALWGYYHYPYCKNKAGAVECSDGMTEMNNETLWLYEASKAMYPSIYLYDTMGVDQRKDMALGRILEAKRLNEIISRPIAVLTYCANQYHDGGHFITPEDIVNTIGLSKEEGIDGSVIWGSSSGLNTKEKCLEYKRENPERVLRCATSPADVMSDLTAILSKVRLSAGHKAKRMTQRLEELKAFLQEGKRETDRQTCIG
- the LOC136832147 gene encoding hyaluronidase-like isoform X3 encodes the protein MVYKTASFLGLSIIGLCALCCPVALAKDFNVYWNVPTFMCHQRGIYFDVTKFGLIQNTDDIFQGDNVNIWYHPGKFPHINNGIPVDGGIPQNGSLKDHEATFRSQVATMPEDFHGVAVLDFEHYLPSQARAPVEYRQASKKWVVEQHPEWTEEEIAIESQRTFNDSIREFMEVALEIGVEMRPNALWGYYHYPYCKNKAGAVECSDGMTEMNNETLWLYEASKAMYPSIYLYDTMGVDQRKDMALGRILEAKRLNEIISRPIAVLTYCANQYHDGGHFITPEDIVNTIGLSKEEGIDGSVIWGSSSGLNTKEKCLEYKRENPERVLRCATSPADVMSDLTAILSKVVVSGVTVDGTQQI
- the LOC136832147 gene encoding hyaluronidase-like isoform X4; amino-acid sequence: MVYKTASFLGLSIIGLCALCCPVALAKDFNVYWNVPTFMCHQRGIYFDVTKFGLIQNTDDIFQGDNVNIWYHPGKFPHINNGIPVDGGIPQNGSLKDHEATFRSQVATMPEDFHGVAVLDFEHYLPSQARAPVEYRQASKKWVVEQHPEWTEEEIAIESQRTFNDSIREFMEVALEIGVEMRPNALWGYYHYPYCKNKAGAVECSDGMTEMNNETLWLYEASKAMYPSIYLYDTMGVDQRKDMALGRILEAKRLNEIISRPIAVLTYCANQYHDGGHFITPEDIVNTIGLSKEEGIDGSVIWGSSSGLNTKEKCLEYKRENPERVLRCATSPADVMSDLTAILSKALMM